In Chryseobacterium sp., the genomic window TAATTTGTGCTCAGCATAGTAAATGTCTTTTAATGCATCAACAAAAAATTGGTGTAAAGAAGAATTTTTCATTTCTTTCTCATTAACAACAGCATTTCCTGCGGTTACTTTTTTATCTGTAGCGGTTGTATTGTTTTCTGTCTTGGTTGCCATAATATGATGTGTGGTGTTTGATTATTAAAAGTCACTCCTTTCTTCACGAAAGAAGTGACCTGTATAATGAATTATGAATTACGTCTGCCTCCAAATCCTGATCTTCCAGAACCTGAAGATCTGCCTCCGCCGTGAGAAGCCTGGCCTCCCATACGTGCAATTCTTGTACGTTCTGCTTTGCTCATAGATGCAAAACCTCTTTTTGAGGTGCTGTTTCCTGAGCCTGAATTAGAATTAGAGTTGTTTGATCCTCTTGAGCTGCCTGATCTTCCGGAATTACTTGATGAACGAGAGCTATTTCCTGATGAAGAGCTTCTTCCTCTTCCAGATGATGAGGAACGTCCTGAGTTTGAAGATGAGTTTGATCTTCTTCCTGAACTGGAATTACCCGAATTGCCACGGGAACTTCCGCTTCCTGATGAATATCGTCCTCTGCTGTCTCTTTGCTGGTTTCCACCTGAACTTCTACGGCCTCTGTTGTCGTTATCGTCATCATCGTAGTCATCATCATCATAGTCGTCATCATAATCTTCATCGTAATCATCATCGTCGTCATAATCATCATAATAATCCTCAAATTCTGAGAAATCATCATCATAATCTTCATCTTGAGAAGCATCATTATAACCGTGGTCATAACCTAGTTGATAAACTTCTTCAAGGGTTGATCTTGATTCATTGTCTGAAGAACTGCGTCTTGAACTTCGATTGTTTGAATTTCTAGTGTTCATAACTGAATTTTTTATATTAATAGTAAGTGATATATTAATTGTTACCCGTGACTAGTATTAAATAACAATTAATGATTTGATGCTTGTTTGAATTTTTTTTTTAAATATTCTGTTATTGCAACATGAAAGTTGAACTTGTAAATTGGTATTCCAAAGTTACCGGATTACCATAAAGTATTTTATGATCTGAGTCACATCGCCCGTATTTCCTGTTATTTTTTATTTTTGCAAAGCTGCTTACGCCTATTATTCTCACATAAAATGACCGGCAAATTTGAAAAAGCCGAAGGAAAGCCAGGAAAATCTATCCCGACGCAAAAGAGTAATAGCGGTCGCGTGATTTTTCATTAAAAAGCATGAAAAATGTGCTGATCAAAAAGATACGGAACAAGGGGATCTGCTTTCGTTGCAGAAACACTGTACAGAACAGGGAGTACTGTTAAAAATCCATTAGTTGTACGAAATAGTCCCCGGAAAAAATGAATCGTTACTCCCTTCATCATTTATCCGTTTACAATTAACCCTCCGTTAGGATGCAAAACCTAGCCTGTAATCTGAGCTGCCGCATGGCTTGCTAAAAACAGGAAGCTGGTGGCAATTTCATCTGTTGAAGCATTGCGCTCCAAAGGCGGCTTGTGTTCATCTTCTTCCTGTTCACCAAATGTTTTTTCAGTAAGGGGTGTAGCGACCGGTCCCGGAGCAACGGCATTCACCCGGATGCCTTTGGGTTTTAACTGTAGGGCCAATGAGCGGGTAAAAGAAACAATAGCCCCCTTGGTCGCAGAATAGTCCAGCAGTTCCTCATGCCCCATATAGGCAACGGCTGATGTTGTATTGATAATTGCGCTTCCCTGTTTCAGGTATGGAAATACGGTTTTTGTCAAGAGGATCATTCCTATGATATTTGAATCGAAAGTTTTTCTGATATTTTCTTCTTCCAGATCTGCAATCGTATCACAGGGAATCTGTGTGCCTGCATTATTGATCAGAATATCAATTCCGCCAAATTCAGCAACTGTTTTCGTTACTGCTTCTTTACAAAATCCGGCATCATTAATATCACCGCTAAAAGAAATCGCTCTGCGGCCCAATTCAGTAATTTCCTTTCTGGTATTTTCGGCATCCTGATGATCCTTTAAATAAATAAATGCAATATCTGCTCCTTCCCGGGCAAAAAGTAAAGCAACAGCTTTTCCTATTCCACTGTCAGCTCCTGTAATGAGTACGGATTTATTTTGCAGTTGTAAAACCTCCATATTATTAACTGATTATTGTGTTTTGGTACGATCAAACATTATATTAAACCTGATTAAAATGGTTACTTATAGCGCTCAGGCTGCTTTTTGGCAACATCAGGGCTTGCTTCAGAGAATTCTTTCCCTTTAGGAAACTTACCTATTTTTTCGTAAAATTTGTGCAATTCATCCAGCTCATCCTCTGTCAGATCCTCAATATCCACAATTTTATTACTCGCATTCACCTGGGTGGCGATAAGCTCATTCAGCTTAATCTGAATTGCTTTTGAATCTTTGTTTTGCGCTTTCTGGATCAGGAATACCATAAGAAAAGTGATAATGGTTGTTCCTGTATTAATTACCATTTGCCAAACTTCAGAAAATTTAAACATCGGTCCTGTAGCTGCCCAAATTACAACCAGCAAACTCGCTCCTATGAAGGCTCCTGCACTTCCGGTAAAGCATACCGCCCAGTCTGCAAACTTGTCAAAAAGATTCTTTTTCATACTATAAAATTTTGTAGAATAAATGTTTACTGCACTGCAAGAAACTACATGCATACAATTACATTTAATATAGCCTATCACCTATTAAAAATATATGAGCCAGGTCATATTGAAAGTGGTTATTTTAAATAAAAATTTCAAAAGAGATTTAAATTATTCGGAGAGCGAACCATTTTTCACGAAGGCAGTTTGTTTATGAATTCTTTTTAAAGCTAACCACTTCGTATTCCCCGTTTGAGCAGTATTTTTTACAGCTTTCATCCTTAAACTGATCAGGCTGTTTTGAATATTCTTCAATATACCTGACACTTTCGGTAGTGTCTGCCGGTGTAATGATGATATGATAGTGCTGCAGTACTGAATCATCGGCTTTTTTTACTGCTTCTTTCTTATGGCGTAATGCTTCATCGTATTTCATGAGATTTTTTTTAAATGAAAATGTATTCAATCCGTTATTTGTAGACTTCCTTATATTTTATTATAAACCCACAATGCAGTTTATAATTATATTGAATCGAATGTATTAAAAATACGATCCACTGTTTTATGCTTTCGATCATATTCATAAAAGCAGCTGCACGCATTATCAAATTATATTCCGCGCTACCTTTTTGAAATGATATCTCAATTACTGGAAATGTTCGTTTGAAATTTTACGGTTTAATAATCCGTGATAAGTTTGTTTTATAGGCCTTATCCTAAGAAAAAAACTGAATAATGAGACATCGCCGTCCCGTTGTTATAATTTACTTTAGATACCACATTTACCTGTTTCGGGTAATAATGGTCTTATAGTTGTACACATATCAGCAATCACCAAATATAGTATTATGGAAACAAAGACACCAAAAAAAACGGTAAAAAAAACAACAGGTACGGCAACAACTTCCCAATCAACCCGTAAAACTCCTGCTAAGAAAAATGCAGCAAAGGAATTGAAAGATCTTTTTGAAGATTCGCTAAAGGATATCTATTGGGCGGAAAAAGCGTTGATTAAAGCTTTACCTACCATGATGAAAAATGCGAGCGATGAAAAGCTTAAAAAAGGGATCGAAAAGCATATTGCTGAAACAAAAGGTCATGTAGAAAGGCTGGAAAATTGTTTTAAGGCACTCGGCAAAAAAGCTCAGGCTAAAAAATGTGATGCGATGCAGGGCCTGCTCGATGAAGGTAAGAGTATCATTGAAGAAACAGAGCCTGGAGCCGTAAGAGATGCAGGAATCATTGCCGCAGCTCAGAAAGTTGAACATTACGAAATTGCTACATATGGTACTTTGGCCGCATTTGCAAAAGTTTTAAAAGAAGATGAATGCCTTCAGAATTTCTTACACACCTTAAATGAAGAAAAAAAGTGTGATGAATTACTGACCAAAATAGCGGATACCACCCTTAACAGTAAAGCACTCTAAAAATATAAAGCAAGCTTAAACCTGCTGAATTTTACTATCAGACCGGTACCGGACTCAACATCATCAGATATAGCAGTTAATCCGGCACCTTTATCAGTACACCATTTAAAATAAAACAATATGAACAACGAAAAAACAGTTTCAGTACTCAACGACTTACTGAACATTACGAATGACAGAATTGATGGTTTTTCAAAAGTGGAAGACAAATTATGGGATACCCATTCTTCTTTAAAGGGAGATTATGATCAAATGGTATCACAATCACAAGCCATGAAAACAGATCTTATCAGGCTCATTAATGAACGCGGCGGAAATCCTGATAATACAACCAGTACCGCCGGAGCCTTACACAGAGCGTGGATTGATGTAAAAAACTCTTTAGTAAGCGATAAGGATGAATCTACTCTGGAAAATGTAGTATTCGGAGAAAAATCAGCAATCAAAGCGTATGAAGATGCCTTAGACAGCGGAGATCTCTGTCCGGAAAGTACAAAAGTAGTTTCGGATCAGCTGCATCAGCTGAGATCTTCTTATCAGAAATTCGAGAATTTGGAAGAATTAAAATAAGATCTATAAATCTGTGTACGGGGGCTAATGGTATTAGCTCTCGTATTTTATATTATCTATTATGATTTCAAGAGTATCTTACATTGTTGGACTGATGATGGCTGATAAGCTCTCCGTACACAAACCAATCTATCGTTCCAGCCAAGGAACAGAACAATAGGCAAAAAAGGCTGCAAGGATATAAATCTTTGCAGCCTTTCATTTCATTGTATGTTTTTAGAACCGCTGACGAATTGAATGTGATGTCTAATCCAGAACAAATAACAGGAATGTTAATTCTGAAATTTTACAAAATCTAAATAAAAAACAGGATTTCCAGCATTAAAAGTAGCGGGTACTACTCCATTTGTTTTACCTGCCAGCACGGTATAAGTTCCGGGTGTCGCGAAATACAATACACGATTCTGATCCCGGGGAAACATAAAAGCGGCCGTGTTTGATCCGCAGTAGCTTCTCCAGACATCCCCAATTCCGTTAATGTAAAAGAAGTAATCATTACAATCGGAATTAATGGAAATACCGCACCTAAAGAAATACCAGCCCTTTGCAGGAATGGTCACCTGTATTCCTGTATTCAGGCCGCCTCCGCCTGTTCCACCTAAATAGGGGTTTACTAATGTTCCTGTATACGGAGTCCAGTTGTTGGCAAATGCTGTGGTAACTGTAGATGACCATGTTGCCAGTCCATTGGCATCACTTGTCAATACATATCCTAACTGCTGTGTACCATCTTTAATCTGAAGCGCACCATTGGCCGTTCCGTTATCAATAACTAATTTTGCATTTGACGATCCGGCTGGTACTGTATTGGTTCCGACAAGGATTTTCCCGGTCCCGTTTACACTTAAGTTATTCCCTGCCAGCGCAATATCGGTCGGCTGCGAAAGAGTTCCTCCCAGTTTAACATCAGTACCTGACAAAGTAAGACCGTTGCTTGCCGTCATGTTATTATTGATAATGGTAGTCCCTCCGTTTCCGTTCCCGCCGGCAAGTTCCGTGATCGTCATAAATCCTATTCCCGGATTGAGCTGGGCTGTTCCCGCACCGCCTAATCTTACCTTTACAGAGGTATCAGCAGCCGGCCTGTAAATTGCATATGCTTCGGGCTGCCCGCCTATTGTTGTTGCAGGATAGTTGTTGATCGCATCAACGACTCCCGTAGTACTGGAAGAAAGTACTGAATTGTTGGAGGCATCTACCCATTCATAAACAAAAAAGCCTCCTGCCAGCGAAAAGTCTGTAGCATGCAACTGGCAGCGGAGCACATACGTCTTTCCGGCTTTCAGATTAAAAACACCGGCATTATAGGTAATGTTATTGGATGCGATTACTGATCCAAATGTAACATCTGACCCTGTAGATACACTCTGGGCTGCATTGGGTTTAACGATAATATAATCTCCTGTGGAAGAAGTTCCCAGAGAAAGCATTTCCCAGGTAGAATTGGCTCCTGTAAGCCCTGTACTGACTAATTCCACACTTTGATTGGCAGGTATCGAAATACTTGTATTTCCATTAATCGTTTCCGGAGCGGCAGAGTTTACCGTGACCGTAAAATTCGTATTGTTCTTAATTCTGTAGATTCTCCCTTTAAAATTCCCAACTCCACCGATTGAGGAAGGAAGATTGAATATTGCATTAGAACCGCCATTATAGGACACATGAAAGTCTGTTGCGGTTACATTATAAGAGGCTGTATTAACCGCTTTATAACTGGCTGCTAATGATCCGTTAATATCCATAGTGGAACCGGGAGTTGCAGTATTAACTCCAATACTCCCTGCCTGAGCAAAGATAACCGCCGGGCTTAAAGCCATCATTGCCAAAATTAATTTTGTAGAAATTTTAAACATTTATCATTATTTTAAATACATCAATAAACTATATTATTTAACATAATGTAAAAATATTAGAATAAATTCTACAGAAACCTCAACACTACGTAGAAAAAAACTAAGCAATTTGTAGAAAATTTTCTACATCAAAAAAACCAGTTTTATTCTGATAAAAAGGGGGTTTTATGATATATAGGCGTCATACAGTTTAATAAGATCTGCCAGGTTGGTGGTTTTCAGTTTTTTGTGTATCCTTTTTTTGTAGGTACTGATGGTAGACATCTGGATATCCATTTCATTTGAAATCTCCAAATTTCCATTTCCTTTTACCATTAATAAAAAAATTTCATATTCACGTTCGGATAAACTTTTTACCGCATCCAGTGCGGAAGGCTGTAAAAGTTTATTAACAATGCCATTGGGGTAATAATTACCTTCTGAAAACATTTTCTTTACTGCTTCATAGATCGTATCCACTTTACTCAGCTTATTAATATACCCGTCAGCCCCCGCCTTTATATATTGTATAGCAATTTCCTCTTCGTATGCGGAAAAGACCAGTATCTTCAAATGGGGATCAATCATTTTGATTTCCGGAATCATTTTTTTATTTCTGCTTTCAGGCATATTGATATCCAGAATAAGTAAATCATATTTGTGTTTAGAAACTCTATCAAGAACTTCAGGGTAATCTGCGGCAGTATCAATTAAAACGCCGGGAATCCGCGATTCTAAAATGATCGTGGTTCCAGTCAATACAATATCATGATCATCTGCTATAAGGATCTTTTTAATCATTTTTTTCCATTTTTTAAAATTAATCTGAAAGAAGTACCTTTTGACGCATTCTTTTTGATGATAATTTTACTTTCTATCATTTGTAACAACTGCAGAATCAGATGAAGTCCCATACCATATTTTTGCAATAATAGTTTCTCATTTTCAATATTTTCCTGAAGCTTGGTATAATACCGGATCTTCTGCTCATCCATTCCCACTCCTGTATCTATAATTTCTAAATTGACCATTCCTTTATCTTCAAATCCATTTATAGTAATTACCCCGTTTATTGTGTATTTTACAGCATTGTCCATCAGGTTATGGATAACAACGGCCAGAATATTCTTACTGGTCCGGATATCTGTTGTTCTGCTGACATTATTCACAATAACAGTATCATGGTTTGCTGCAATCTCATCAAAAAGGATTTTTTTTTCTTCCACTAATTCATAAAGGGAATAAATTTCCGTTTCATCGGCTCTGTATTCATTATAGATATCAGCATATTCTTTTAAGGTCTTTGTAAAATTGAATAATTGATTTGAAGATTTATAAATAGAGTTCAGGATTTTTTCTGTGTGGACTCTGTCCATTTCCTGATGATCCAAAACCTCTTTACTTGTTAAGGCAATAAATTTTAATGGTGTAGTGATATCATGGGTAATTGTTCCGATAAGTTTCTTTTGCTGTTCAATCTCTTTTTCAAGCTTTATCTGGGTTATTTCCAGGCTGTCTACGGTTTCGGAGAGAATTTTAGTTCTCAGCTGGATTATTCCTTCAAGTTCAAGGGTTTTCTTTTTCAGGAAATGGGTTCGCCATTTCACTAATAAATAAAGTAAAAAAAGCAGCAGAAAGCACATCTGCACTTTAAACCACACCGTTTGGTAAAAAAAAGGGGGAATACTGATCTTTATCTTTTTGTAGATGTACTCCTGCTGATCCGAAATAAGCATTCTTACCATCAGAAAATGGGTCCCATAACTCAGATTGTTGAGTGAAAACTTTCTGTCTTTTCCGATAAGCATCCAGTTGTTTGACGTTTCATCATCCAGCTTTGCCTGAATTATAATATTATCCGGACTTGCATAGTAAGGAACATCAATAAATATGTCGGACCTTTTATTTTCCTGCCTAAGCTCTAACCTATTTTTAAAAAGAACTTCTTTATCGCCAACCAGCGCTCTTTCTATAAATAGGTCTTTGGGATAATAACTTTTGGCTTGCAGTGGATTAAAAAATACAAGGCCACTTAATGAGGGCAATACAAAATCACCGTTTTTTAATTTGTTCCCATTTACATTACCTCCCCCATTAAATTCATTGGTAGTAAAACCGGCTTCCTTTGAATACCTGTAATAATTGAATGTAAAGTCGTGGTTCTTCGCATATTTTAAAAGCAAACTTTCCCTGACCTTGTACAGTCCATTATTGGTAGGGATCCAAAAATAGCCGTTCTGATCCTCCAG contains:
- a CDS encoding KGG domain-containing protein, encoding MNTRNSNNRSSRRSSSDNESRSTLEEVYQLGYDHGYNDASQDEDYDDDFSEFEDYYDDYDDDDDYDEDYDDDYDDDDYDDDDNDNRGRRSSGGNQQRDSRGRYSSGSGSSRGNSGNSSSGRRSNSSSNSGRSSSSGRGRSSSSGNSSRSSSNSGRSGSSRGSNNSNSNSGSGNSTSKRGFASMSKAERTRIARMGGQASHGGGRSSGSGRSGFGGRRNS
- a CDS encoding SDR family oxidoreductase; the protein is MEVLQLQNKSVLITGADSGIGKAVALLFAREGADIAFIYLKDHQDAENTRKEITELGRRAISFSGDINDAGFCKEAVTKTVAEFGGIDILINNAGTQIPCDTIADLEEENIRKTFDSNIIGMILLTKTVFPYLKQGSAIINTTSAVAYMGHEELLDYSATKGAIVSFTRSLALQLKPKGIRVNAVAPGPVATPLTEKTFGEQEEDEHKPPLERNASTDEIATSFLFLASHAAAQITG
- a CDS encoding low affinity iron permease family protein, whose protein sequence is MKKNLFDKFADWAVCFTGSAGAFIGASLLVVIWAATGPMFKFSEVWQMVINTGTTIITFLMVFLIQKAQNKDSKAIQIKLNELIATQVNASNKIVDIEDLTEDELDELHKFYEKIGKFPKGKEFSEASPDVAKKQPERYK
- a CDS encoding ferritin-like domain-containing protein; this encodes METKTPKKTVKKTTGTATTSQSTRKTPAKKNAAKELKDLFEDSLKDIYWAEKALIKALPTMMKNASDEKLKKGIEKHIAETKGHVERLENCFKALGKKAQAKKCDAMQGLLDEGKSIIEETEPGAVRDAGIIAAAQKVEHYEIATYGTLAAFAKVLKEDECLQNFLHTLNEEKKCDELLTKIADTTLNSKAL
- a CDS encoding PA2169 family four-helix-bundle protein, producing MNNEKTVSVLNDLLNITNDRIDGFSKVEDKLWDTHSSLKGDYDQMVSQSQAMKTDLIRLINERGGNPDNTTSTAGALHRAWIDVKNSLVSDKDESTLENVVFGEKSAIKAYEDALDSGDLCPESTKVVSDQLHQLRSSYQKFENLEELK
- a CDS encoding response regulator transcription factor — translated: MIKKILIADDHDIVLTGTTIILESRIPGVLIDTAADYPEVLDRVSKHKYDLLILDINMPESRNKKMIPEIKMIDPHLKILVFSAYEEEIAIQYIKAGADGYINKLSKVDTIYEAVKKMFSEGNYYPNGIVNKLLQPSALDAVKSLSEREYEIFLLMVKGNGNLEISNEMDIQMSTISTYKKRIHKKLKTTNLADLIKLYDAYIS
- a CDS encoding ATP-binding protein, which translates into the protein MTNEGDVMVGTIKGVYKISGTTHKIYNVMGKNELSVRDIICTNDGNVWITTLGKGFYLLKNNRLIKMPGDGEGNLSSPHTILEDQNGYFWIPTNNGLYKVRESLLLKYAKNHDFTFNYYRYSKEAGFTTNEFNGGGNVNGNKLKNGDFVLPSLSGLVFFNPLQAKSYYPKDLFIERALVGDKEVLFKNRLELRQENKRSDIFIDVPYYASPDNIIIQAKLDDETSNNWMLIGKDRKFSLNNLSYGTHFLMVRMLISDQQEYIYKKIKISIPPFFYQTVWFKVQMCFLLLFLLYLLVKWRTHFLKKKTLELEGIIQLRTKILSETVDSLEITQIKLEKEIEQQKKLIGTITHDITTPLKFIALTSKEVLDHQEMDRVHTEKILNSIYKSSNQLFNFTKTLKEYADIYNEYRADETEIYSLYELVEEKKILFDEIAANHDTVIVNNVSRTTDIRTSKNILAVVIHNLMDNAVKYTINGVITINGFEDKGMVNLEIIDTGVGMDEQKIRYYTKLQENIENEKLLLQKYGMGLHLILQLLQMIESKIIIKKNASKGTSFRLILKNGKK